ACAGTTCAAGTATCCTGACAATAAAGGATATGCTGGATAATGGGTTTGTGGTTGGGAGCTCCAGCCATATCCATTCTCCTGTCCACAGTTATATGGACTCTAGCAGTGCCTCCAAAACAGACACTTGGGAGCTTCTGATGGACTTGGATAATACAACAAAAGGCAGCTCTCTATGTGTTGTCAAGCAGCCGGAGTCTATGAGCAGCTGTGTGAAGACTGACCTGCACAGCCTGACCCAGGGTATCTCTGACCTCAGCCTCGTCTGCTTCTGCAAGGCCCACCATGGTCAGACCACCCTTGACCTGTCCAGTTTGTCTTGTGAGCACCTCAGCAGAGGGGGCTGCCTGATGGACATGGCATCGCACAACACTTCAACACcatgtaagaaagaaaagcatcccAAACTGCTGGAGAGCCTGCTCTGCAAGAGCACCGAGCTTGCTGGTGACCTCTCAACCCTTGGGAAGATGCCAGCACCCAGATGGGAGATCTCGGCAATAAAAACTCTAGATGCTAGTGTGTCCCTTGACATGAGTGCTGAGGAGTTAAGGTCACTTGGGTGCTCCAAACATGACATGCCATCCCTGGAGTCCTCTGTAGTAATTCCTCTGGCTTGGCCTGGAGCCTTCAAGAGGCATCCTACATGGATCCACAGGCCTGCCACCCTGGAGACCTCGCTGA
Above is a genomic segment from Cuculus canorus isolate bCucCan1 chromosome 16, bCucCan1.pri, whole genome shotgun sequence containing:
- the LOC128853850 gene encoding uncharacterized protein LOC128853850; amino-acid sequence: MLPTKRHSSSILTIKDMLDNGFVVGSSSHIHSPVHSYMDSSSASKTDTWELLMDLDNTTKGSSLCVVKQPESMSSCVKTDLHSLTQGISDLSLVCFCKAHHGQTTLDLSSLSCEHLSRGGCLMDMASHNTSTPCKKEKHPKLLESLLCKSTELAGDLSTLGKMPAPRWEISAIKTLDASVSLDMSAEELRSLGCSKHDMPSLESSVVIPLAWPGAFKRHPTWIHRPATLETSLSDAEPVPVFLQQAP